In the genome of Methylotenera mobilis JLW8, the window CCTGAGGTTCCATACGATGCACGCCCATCTTCTGTATTGAAATTCAAGCGTCGTGAGCACAGTCGTAAACCAGATGAGGTTTACCAAATTATTGACCATATGTATCCGGAACTTAGCAAAGTTGAACTATTTTGCAGAGGCGAGCCAGCAAACGGTTGGGCTGGCTGGGGTAATGAATGTACTCAGAAAAACACAGATATCAATGCATCAATTAATGTAGCTAAACAAGCTTAATCGCAAAGGAGAAATGGCATGACAGACATGAGCACATTAGTAAGTAGTGTATTTAAAAACGAAGCCAATTTATCGGCTGTAGCAAATAAAGCCGTCATAAATACTGAGTTATGGTTAGCTGAGCAAGATATTAGCATTAATAATTTTAATGAGTTTCTCACAACCTACCGTGTTGAATTTGAGGCAGCTGCTTTGCAATTTATCGCTACCAACATTCTGGGGGTGAATGATTATGTACGCGAGATTATGCTGGATTTCTGTGATGATTTTTCATACACAGATATAGAGTTTATTGTTGAGAACAATCTTTATGATTTTGACAAAAATGTATGCTGGTTTTTTGAGTGTTTAGTTGCTCAAAATTTTATTGAAGCAGAAGAGCTTTTACCAAGTATAAAATCAGATTACTTACTCTTATCTAGTCGCCGTGAATTCATTTGGGAGTTAGATTGCTACTTGTCTTTAATTCAATCAACATTCTCTGATAGGGATTTGATAAGTGATTTTGATGATTATAATAATCTCAAAAAATTACAAGCTAAACTAGATAAAGAATTACCTAGCAGCCCTTGTAAGAGTGGGCGTAAATCAAAAATCTGATTTACTCGACTTTAACTAGTATATTTCAAGCAATTAAACTGAAGTCTTTATTGGCTCAGTTTTTTTGTTTTTGTACTTAAAGCGTTAGTTGGTTCATTTGCTTGTGATTTTGATCACAGCTTAGTCCTGCTAATTAACTGATGTACGCCGTTGTGGGTACATATAAAAAAATTTGATCTTAGCCAGTGATTCTGGGCTTATTTATTAATCTGAGACCAGTATTTTCTAACGGTTTTAATGTTGAGCCCACATTTGATTTGCACGCTTTTCTGCGTAATAGGTAGGCCAGAGAACAGCAAGAAATTTACTGCTTCTTGTATTGCCTCAATTGCTTTTTTTGTTCTCAGCTCATTGGTATATTCAGCGCCTTTGCTCATGCGCTCCTGAGCTGTTTCATTTGTAAAAGTTAGCACTTTCTCTCTACCGCCTAGTTGGTGACGGTTTCTCCATATCCATTTTGAGGTGGCATTTGCTGTGTGAAATACTTCTTTGTATGGTAATGGGTCAGAGAAGCTTATGTTGATTTCTTGAGCCTTGTTTTGGGCTTCCTGGCGCCAACTTTCCTCACTTATAAACCTATGGACCGAACGGTAGCCCCACAATCGAAGTGTATGAAACAATAAATCATTACGACCACCACACTCCAACTTCTCGATGAGTGCTTTGTCTACTCTGAGCTTATTTATTTCAACATATTCTAAAAAATCGCCTAAATCATAGCTGGCATTATTGGTGATGACTTGCCATCTTGTGTGTAATGGATTTTTAGTGATGGTGTGGCTGTAAGCAGTATCTGCAGCTAGGCGATGTGTCATGGCGTCTTGTACTGCTTCAAAATACTGCTGTGGCTTGCTGCGACTACTTTCGTGGTAAGCAACAGGTGTATTTAAATGATATAGATAATGACAATGCTTGTTGACTGGGTTTATTGTAATGATGGTCGGAGGGGGTAGGTTCACATCTTCAAACTTAAAAGCTGATCCTTGTTCATCGAGATCAAAACTCAAATACTGACGATACATAGGGTTGAGACCACAATAAGCGAATTGCTGTACTTTTTCGCGTTTGCGAAATTTTGTGCCTTCTTCAAAGTCGTTGGTAGTGATGACGGCTTCATTGAGGTGAGAATAAAAATCTTCTAGTTGTTGGTTCATCCGTTGTGTCGTTAGTCTTACGACACAACTTAATAGAAAACTCCTTAAAGTCAACGGACTGTCGATATTTATTATCAACAAGAGAAATGTTCGTAATGCTGTCCTATTTTGACGAGCTAAAAACGGTAGCACTAACGGTAGCACTTATTTTTAGCGATATACGTTATACTTCATTTGTAACTCGTTGATTAACTTCGACTTGGAATTGCATGGGGTAGAACCCCATCAGCCACCCCATATATTAAAAGCCCCGCACTCGCGGGGCTTTTTTATTGCCTGTTGCCCTTCATTCTGCTGTTCCGTGCTTACCTTGGTATTCAATCAAAGGCCGTCGTTGCTGAATCTACTCTTGCTTGTTTACCATCTGAGTGATGGTTGTTTATAGCCAGGGTGGTGGCTGAATAAATCCAATCTACTTGGCGCGTAAGTTTTTCTCTTAGTCTGAGTTTTTATAACTGGCTGATTCTGCAAGATTATTTTTATGGTTTGATGTTGGTATGCCTTTTGCCTACTAGTTCCCCGTATTTAAAATAATGACAGGGAGAGTTATGCAAAACACAATGAAACCAAGGCTGATGTTGCTGGCCATATTGGCAGCCTATTCAGTGCCGCAAACGGTGCAAGCTGGGGACAAGATTACAATTGACAAGGTTGAAGTGGTGAGTGCAACACCGCTGCCATCTGTCGGTGTGCCAGTTAGTCAAATTCCTTCTAATGTACAAACGGTGGATGCTGAAGATCTAGAACGTACACAATCTTTGGATATTAGTGAATACATGAAGCGCCATATGGGTAGCGTTTATGTAAACGAGGTTCAGAATAACCCGTTGCAGCCAGACATTAATTACCGTGGATTTACTGCGTCACCGCTATTGGGAACGCCACAGGGTCTTTCCATTTATATGGATGGCGTGCGTATGAACCAGCCATTTGGCGATGTGGTGAGCTGGGACTTGATTCCTAAGAATGCCATTAAAGGCATGCAGTTGATGCCTGGCTCTAACCCGATGTTTGGCTTGAATACGTTAGGTGGTGCTTTGTCGATTCAAACTAAAAATGGCCGCGACAATCCAGGTGGCGCACTGCAAACTTTGTTTGGTAGTTGGGGCCGTAATGTTACAAATATGGAATATGGCGGTGTAGCGGATAATATCGATTACTTTGTTGCCGGTACTTTTTTTGATGAAAATGGCTGGCGTGACCATTCTGAATCCAACTCCAAGCAGTTATTTGGTAAGTTGGGTTGGCATGGTGAAAAAACTGACCTGAATCTGACCTATGCTTGGGCCGATACTGACCTGAACGGTAACGGCATGACGCCACAAAGTATGCTGCGCCGCAATTACGACAGCGTGTTCACATGGCCGGATAATACGCAGAATAAATCTAACTTTTTGAATCTGCAATTAGCGCATTATTTTACTGATAACGTGTCGCTCACAGGTAATACCTACTACCGGAAGATTAAAACGCGTAGTTATAACGGTGATCTTAACGACGGTTCATTGCCCGAGGTGGTTGGTGCCGTAACCTCGCCAAACTGGGGGCAGAATGTATTCTTGGCCAATGGTTCTCCTGCCTGTGCTAGTCAGCTAGCGACTGGTGATGAGCCACTGGAAAAGTGCTCTGGCTTGATTAACCGTAGTGAAGTAAACCAAGAAAACATGGGTATTTTTGGTCAGGTCAATGTCAGCAATAAATTGTGGGGTTTAGACAATACATATGCGGTTGGTACTGGCTTTGATTTTAGTCGCAGCACTTACAAGGCATCTTCTGAATACGGTGTGGTCACCGCAGATCGCGGCATTGCTGGCTCGGGCGTTTTTCTTGATCCAACAAATGGTAAAGGCTATAACGCTGATGGTGAGTTGGATGATGCACGTGTTAACTTGCGCGGCAGAAACTATACATGGAGCATCTTTGCGACAGATACTTTAGCGGTGACTGACAAGCTACACGTAACTGCTGCTGCGCGATATAACCATATCCGCGTAAAAAATAAAGATCGCTTGGATGGTGATGCTTATCGAGATGCCGACGACTCATTAAGTGGTAACCACACATTCAGCCGCATTAATCCAGCAATCGGTCTGACTTATGCGGTGAGCGATGCTCTGAATGTCTATACTGGCTACAATGAAGGTAGTCGCGCGCCAACCAGCATCGAGCTTGGCTGTGCTAACCCTGATAACGGTTGTCGTTTACCTAATGCAATGGCAGGTGATCCGCCATTGGATCAGGTGGTGACCAAAACGTGGGAAGCTGGCTTGCGTGGTAAGTTGAACAGTGCGATATCTTGGAATGCTGGTGTGTTTAGCGCAACAAACTACGATGACATCCAATTTATTAGCAGCCCGACTTCTGGTGAAGGTTACTTTAAGAACTTTGGTGAAACCCGTCGTCGTGGGGTTGAGGGTGGCCTGAACGCGAGTCTGGGTAATCTTGCGATAGGTGCCAATTATACCTTCCTTGATGCTACATATGAGAGTAACGAGACTTTTATGGCTGAAGCTAACTCTTCGGCTGACGATGGTAACGTTAATGTTAAAAAAGGCAACCGTATCCCATTGGTGCCTAGAAACATGTTCAAGCTTTATTCAAATTACCGTGTGACAGATAGATTCAGTGTGGGCGGTGATCTACTGGCTGTTACTGGCTCATATGTGCGCGGTAACGAGAATAATAAGCATGAGTCAGGCGGTGTTTTCCTAGGTGGCGGCAAAATCGCTGGCTACAGCACTGTTAATCTGTCAGCTGCATTCCAAATGAATGATGAGTGGAATTTGTTTGCACGTATTAATAACGTGTTTGACAAAGAGTACGCGACAGCCGGACAGCTCGGTGCTAGCCCTTTCAACCCGGCTAATGGTAATTACATGACAACCAATGGTCGCCGCTCTAAGACTGTGGGTGAAACGTTCTTGGCGCCAGGTGCACCACGCTCCGTATGGGTTGGTGTGCGTTATGAATTTGGTGGTAAAAAATCAGCGTATGCACCATCGGCAGATTAATGCTTAGTTAAGTGAATAATAATGATGTGTCTTTTCTCAACTCGCCACTTAACGTTCGTATCGCGGTACCCCTGGTGGTGAGCTTGAAGTTGTGACTGCTGTTAGTCTGGATAAGCGCTTTATTAGCTAATCCTCTATTCTGAAGCCCTGCGTTCATGCGGGGTTTTTTTTTGACAGGTGTTTAGAACTCTGAGATGCTTAGTCTATGTAAATGTTACCAAATAAATACATGATTTGGATGTTGGGTAAATAGTGCGCACGTTAAGACGTTTGCATTAAACTAGTATCATTTGCATGGTAAAGAGGGTATCTTTACCCTGGTGGTCGATGTGTGGGTTGTGTATTGGCACTTACGCGTATCAAGCAGGATGGCCAATGACTTTTTGCAATCATCATAAATTTAATGTGGGGGTATCATGTTAATTGAAGATATTGAGAATCGGGATCGCTTTCTTTTTATATTTGAATGGTTGATGGCAGTTATGTCGAGATATATGTGTGCTATGCAATTTGGCTTAGTGCATATAGATCATGGGGATAAAAATGAGCTGGGTGATGCTTACGGCGCAAAAGATGCGGCTGAGCAGTTGGTTGCAATGACCAGCCACCTAAAAGCCGTGTTTAGAAATACAGATTTAGTAGCTAGGATTGGTAGTGATTTCTGGATCATAGTGCCGTATACGCCAGCTACTGAGCAAGTGCAAGATAAGGTGCGAAATATCATGCAGGACGCTGCGCATGATGGATTGAAGGCTGTGGGGCAAGATGCATCAGTATTCTGTTTTCCTAGTAACAATCAAGAAGTAAATCAAAAGCTCACTGAGCTTAGTGGTATAGAATTCTTGGCCTATCTAAAGGCGCATCGCCATCTGCTTTTTAGTCCACTTGTGGTGTGATTATCCACCTAGAGTGGTAGGTGCATCATTGCAAAGTGCAGTGAGTGTGCCGCTATCGGAGATGTATTAAACTCACTAGAAGATTTTGACAGTTTTACTGTTCAATTCGCCAGGTGTTAAACCATGGTTTCATCTCAATTCTACCCATGCTGCAAGGGTAGTGAAAGTATTGATACATCAAACTATTCAGGCTATAGTGACGCTGGCTATAGTTGTTATCTAATTTAAAAAAGGGTTTGTTAATGGCGGCACTACGTCCTGTATTGATGATTATTGATGATGACCCGCTAATCACTGATACTTTGCATTTTGTGTTGAGTAAATATTTTGAGGTGTGTGTGGCCGAGTCGTACACGCAATTGAAAAGTTTGCTGCAACAACTAGACTCTCCCCCCGCCTTAGCGTTGGTTGATTTAGGCCTGCCGCCTACCCCTCATACCCCCGAAGAAGGCTTTAAAGTCATT includes:
- a CDS encoding replication initiation protein; this encodes MNQQLEDFYSHLNEAVITTNDFEEGTKFRKREKVQQFAYCGLNPMYRQYLSFDLDEQGSAFKFEDVNLPPPTIITINPVNKHCHYLYHLNTPVAYHESSRSKPQQYFEAVQDAMTHRLAADTAYSHTITKNPLHTRWQVITNNASYDLGDFLEYVEINKLRVDKALIEKLECGGRNDLLFHTLRLWGYRSVHRFISEESWRQEAQNKAQEINISFSDPLPYKEVFHTANATSKWIWRNRHQLGGREKVLTFTNETAQERMSKGAEYTNELRTKKAIEAIQEAVNFLLFSGLPITQKSVQIKCGLNIKTVRKYWSQINK
- a CDS encoding TonB-dependent receptor; this translates as MQNTMKPRLMLLAILAAYSVPQTVQAGDKITIDKVEVVSATPLPSVGVPVSQIPSNVQTVDAEDLERTQSLDISEYMKRHMGSVYVNEVQNNPLQPDINYRGFTASPLLGTPQGLSIYMDGVRMNQPFGDVVSWDLIPKNAIKGMQLMPGSNPMFGLNTLGGALSIQTKNGRDNPGGALQTLFGSWGRNVTNMEYGGVADNIDYFVAGTFFDENGWRDHSESNSKQLFGKLGWHGEKTDLNLTYAWADTDLNGNGMTPQSMLRRNYDSVFTWPDNTQNKSNFLNLQLAHYFTDNVSLTGNTYYRKIKTRSYNGDLNDGSLPEVVGAVTSPNWGQNVFLANGSPACASQLATGDEPLEKCSGLINRSEVNQENMGIFGQVNVSNKLWGLDNTYAVGTGFDFSRSTYKASSEYGVVTADRGIAGSGVFLDPTNGKGYNADGELDDARVNLRGRNYTWSIFATDTLAVTDKLHVTAAARYNHIRVKNKDRLDGDAYRDADDSLSGNHTFSRINPAIGLTYAVSDALNVYTGYNEGSRAPTSIELGCANPDNGCRLPNAMAGDPPLDQVVTKTWEAGLRGKLNSAISWNAGVFSATNYDDIQFISSPTSGEGYFKNFGETRRRGVEGGLNASLGNLAIGANYTFLDATYESNETFMAEANSSADDGNVNVKKGNRIPLVPRNMFKLYSNYRVTDRFSVGGDLLAVTGSYVRGNENNKHESGGVFLGGGKIAGYSTVNLSAAFQMNDEWNLFARINNVFDKEYATAGQLGASPFNPANGNYMTTNGRRSKTVGETFLAPGAPRSVWVGVRYEFGGKKSAYAPSAD
- a CDS encoding diguanylate cyclase domain-containing protein translates to MLIEDIENRDRFLFIFEWLMAVMSRYMCAMQFGLVHIDHGDKNELGDAYGAKDAAEQLVAMTSHLKAVFRNTDLVARIGSDFWIIVPYTPATEQVQDKVRNIMQDAAHDGLKAVGQDASVFCFPSNNQEVNQKLTELSGIEFLAYLKAHRHLLFSPLVV